The sequence below is a genomic window from Lagopus muta isolate bLagMut1 chromosome 9, bLagMut1 primary, whole genome shotgun sequence.
ACTGCAGTGCGCTCGCCCTCTCTCCCCATCCTTCCCTCAACCTTCTGCTTTGCCCCCCAGCGCTTAAACTACTTTTCCCAGAAGCGGTGACCAGACCGGGCACCACGTCTTCCCAAGCGAGGCAATTCCTCCCTGCCCCATCTACCTCTGGTGGGGGACGCATGCTGTTTTGGGCGGCCAGGGCACCCACATGCACATGGATGAGCCAACTGCCCGAGCCCCGCGGGATGGTTGTGCCTCACTGAGAACAAGTGTATTTGGGCTCCTTCTTCTGTCCGGTGCCCGAAATGCAGCCTACGTTGGCTGTCCCCATGCTGCCCCCAGGGCCTCCTACCAGACAGCTGCGGAGGTCAGCATTGCCATGGCGGGGAGCATGGAggctgggcaggctgttcccaAAGCTGGCTGACGAAGCTCCCCAGGAGCCGGGATTCGGAGCAGCCATCCCAGCCCCACGGCTCCTCGCCCCCAAAGGCTCTGCTGTCCCCTCCTGCAGGAAGAACAGGGCTGAGGCAGGTGATTGGGCAGTGCAGAGACCAGCGTCAGGGTGGCGATGGTGGGGAGCAGAGAGGCCGGGGCTTCTTACTTTCATAGCTGACGTTTTCATACCCCACACCCCCTTTCCAGAAGTGCAATCCCACCTTCCTCCCCTCGCCTCCATAGGTAACTCAGTCtatggctgcagcacagccgTGCTGGCGGGGCTCCCCacagcctcctcctccccaaCAAACCCCACACCCATCGCTCACGTCCCTCCTCTCGTCTGTTCGTTGGTCGTTTTGCCGAGCGTGGGTGCTTCACTTCAGGGCTTCCCGAGGGTGGCCCATGCAGCTCCGGGCAGGAAGGCGGGCGCCTTCCCCCGCACATCCCCAGGCCCTGCTGGGCTTCGCTTCGCTGTCACGCATTCACAGCCAACCTTAATTTGCACAGCACGGCCACATCTCGGCCCCACCACCGCACGTCCCCGCGCTGTCCCCTGTGTTGTCGGTGCGGTGCTGGGCAGAGGCCGTCCCTCCACACCGTTTGCTCCTTTGTAAACCCGCGGGGATGCAGAGGACGGGGGTGGCCGGGCGCATCGCTCCCCGTTCGGCTGTTTCCCTCGTTGGTAGGATCCCAGTTTGGCCCAACTCCTGCCTGGGGGCGAGAGGCTCCTGCGGGCTGAAGGCAGCTCCCGGCAGAGGCCTTCCGACAGGGCCGGGCCCGGTGTCTGCCAGCAACCAGACACCGCTCTGGCGGCCATGCAGGGCTGCGGGCCCGGCTCCGAGGCGTGCCTGAGGCCAGCCAACCTGCAGAGCACGCCGTGGGACCGGGCTCGAGGCCCGCAGCTCGAGGCCCGTTTCAGCCCCGCAGCCTCACGACCCCACGCGGGACCGCAGCCGTTCCCGCCCCGTTCCCGTGCCCCCTCCTCCCCGTGTTGGAGCTTCGGGCCCCGGCCGCCTGCCCGCGCGCCAGGCTTGTTCGgttctgaaataaatgtggCATTGACGCAGCCGCCTCGAGCCGTGCTTTGCTGGGGGCGCGGGGAGCACCGGGCCGGTGGGGCGGTGCGGGCGGTGGGTTCCCTCGCGGCGCCGCCAGAGGGCGCTTCCTCATTCCTCCCTCCCCGCCCCCTCCAAAAGCCGGGCACGCGGCTGGCGCCCTGCAGCCCCGTTGGCCAGAGCGGTATTGATTGGCAGCGCAGTTCCGCTTAGCGATTGGTGAACGCACCTCCGCGTCACCGCCCCACGGCGGCGCGTCGACAAGCGCCGGAGCACTTCCGCCGCCACCACGCCGCTCTCTCGCCGGCTTCCGGCCTTCCCGCGGCCTCCCATTGGCCGTCACGCGGTGACGCCCCGCCCCGCGAGCCTGATTGGCaggggcggggcgcggcggcggggcgggcggcgtCGGGCCGGGCGCGGTGGATGGACCTGTTCGGGGACCTGCCCGAGCCCGGCGGCTCGGCCCAGGGTGAGGGGGCGGGGGGAGCCCGGCAGGGGGCTGCGCGGCCGCTGCGGGCTGCGGGTGGCCGGCGGGGCCTTTTCTGGCGGCGGGAGGCCGGAGCGTTCGGCGGCGCGGCCTGGAGGCCGCCTCGTCGCGGGGCTGTGAGGGGAGGCCCTGGGGGTGCGGCCGCCGCCCCTCCGCGCCGGGGCCGCCGCCCGTGCCGAGCCTCTCCGGTGTCTTGCAGGGAAGGAGGCCCAGGGGCAGCTTCGGCTCTTCGACGACCTCCCGCCGGCCGGCAGCGCCGACACAGGTAaggccccgccgcgccccgcttCGTTCCGCGTCGGCGCGCCTCCGGGCTGCAGAGACCTCCGAGCGGTGGTTGAAATGCGGTCGCCTTTGGTTGTGCAACTCGAGCCCGTTCTGAGGGGCGTGCAGAGCTTTGTTCCCCTGCAACGATGAAGGTGCTCgctttttgcctttctgttgtGCTCCAGGAAAAGGAAGCTCTTTGCTCTTCGATGATCTCCCGCCGGCCGGCAGCAGTGATGCAGGTAAGCGGCTCTGTTGGCTCTGCTGGCCCGGCCTTTCCAGCCTCTTCAGAACCGATCTGTTGGTAGGCAGGGCTCTGCATGCAGCCGGATGGTTGCCAGTTCCAGGATGGTTGAGGCTGTAATGTATGGGAATGGGAAAAGGTTCTGATGCCACGGCAGCTGTTTTTAATTGACAGCTTTAGTTTGTGACCTGTGTTCTGAAGTCCATAATGAATACACTGTGCTTCTTCAGAGTAATGATGTATGCTTCCTCGCATTCATTAACAAATGTTAATGAAAACCAAGCAAGACTCTGATCTGGAATGTTAACTGTCTGAACATTCAACTGCAATAAAGGCCAGGAGCTCGGAAATGGTTTGTGGCCTGGGAAGAATCAGATGCCCTCTAGCCGTACCTGGCTGTACTGTGGCTGAGGAAGGGCTGTATGATTCAAGGTGACCACATCTGTGTGTGCTAGGTTAGATAGTGATGTGAGCTACCTGTCACTTAATGCTGTGTGAGCATGAGAGTGCTTCAGTGCAGGAGGACTTACTGCGAAAGTCCTGCAAATAAAACCAAGCTGGGAGTCCTCAGCTGcctgcttttattctctttcagcctccagcactCCTGAGCAGGTCTCAGCAGGGAGCCATGCGAAAGGGGAGAAGAGGAAGTCcctggaggaggaagagaagaatggCAGGGAAGAACttgtggaaaagaaagtttGTAAAGGTTTTCAGacagtttgaaaacaaatgtactCAATTTATACTTTTGACGTTTTGCTGAGGAAGTCCAGACTAAAGCTGAGCCTTGGTTCTTCAGTCTGCTGGCATTTGCAACCTCTTGTGTGGAGCAGACTGTGGTGGAAGGAGTCCCTCAAACTCTCTGGCCCTCTGCCTCCCTTACATGGGCCTCCTTACCAGTCTGCTGAAGTGGCAGGAGCTGGGCAGTGTGAGTGCCTTGGCATCTGCAGAGTAAGGGgttgtgctgccagcaggggaACTGGGTGTGAAGCCTCTGGAAGGCTTGACCTACACCAGTTTCTTTTGCCAGATCCACAAATCTCTCTTGAGTGGCTGCtgagaaagccagagagagagagaggcttATTTGTGTTGACATGTAATACAGTTGACTTCAGTGCAAGTTCCCATGTGTTATGTTCAGCTTTGGGAAACCAGATGTGTTCAGTGAAAAGGAAGTTACATATTCTGGAAACAGTGGAGTTGGCTTTCCTGCTCTCACCCATTCTTTAAAGCTACGCTTTGTTTAATCTTCTGTTTCAGTTGTGCCATTCATTCTCACCTCACCATCTGATAAGGGCCCTCTGTGATGCCCAGCAGTACTGCTTGTGTACAGCTGTCCCCCAAAACAGTGCAGGCTGCTTTTGTAGCTGCTGACCTCGTGTTACAAAACACACTGTGCTCAGCAGAAGGTGCCAGATAGGCTGCTGCAAAGCATGGGCCGTAactttgctgtgtgtttgtCAAAGCTGGAAAGTGACCATCGATGTGAGCTGAGGCAGTGAGGGAGTTTGATTGGCTGTGTGTCTGTTTGTCTCCTTTAGGGTCAGTGGGCATTCTTGGATTGAAGGGCTACGTGGCAGAGAGGAAAGGCGAAAGAGAAGACATGCAGGATGCACACGTCATCTTGAATGATATCACTGAGGAGTGCCAGCCTCTGCCCTCCCAAGTGTAAGTGAGCCCTGACTGCTAAAGCCAGGGGATAAAGCTGTGGATGGCAGCCAGGTGTGGAGGTGAAGAAGCTCCAGCTTGCCTCACCAAAGCCTGTGGTGTGTGATGGTTTTTGCTttaagcagctgctgctcttgcttACAGGCTGCTTTGTGATGTGTGTTTGGGGCTTGTGATTGGGAAATGTGGAGCTGACCATTAGCCCTGTTCCTGAGCATATCACAGAACTAGGTTATATATAAATACCTTCCAGTGGTAGTGCAGTTAGTCACTGACCTCACAAGAACTGTGAGGGCCTGATAACTCTGGATACTGAGTTTCTGTTACCCTCACTGAAGCAGGGATGTTTCGAGacactgattttaattaaaagcaatcaGTTTTCGCCTTGGGATTATTGCAGAGTGTGAAATCCTTATCTGTGGCAACAAGAGAGTGCTTGAAGAGGAGAGAACAAATGTTAGAACTCTGTCACCTGAAAAGCTTGATTATCttgggaaataaaatataaatgtgcatatatgtgtatatttgtGCTTAAAGGAGTGCTCTCAAGTGTCCTGGTGCTGTGTTGAGCTCCTGAACTCGTGTTCTAAGAGCTTTGTTTGATGAAGGATCCAAGCTTCCTGTCTGTAGCGCAGTTGCAGCAAACTTCAGCCATGCAAAGAACTGTAGGATTGCTCAGACTGATGTTTGTATAGTGCTGTAGGGTTGCAGCACCTGACAGGTGAAGTGTTTAGCTGCTTTTATGCCCAGTTGTAGCCTATAAACTACATTATACTTCTCATGTTCTGCAGAGAGGGCAGTTACAAGGATGTAGTGCTTGTAAACCATGAAAATCCTTGACTGCCTGAGCTTTGGAACTTGTTACCTCTGCTTGTGCCTCAGAATGCAGCATTTCTAAGGCTGGCTGAGGTGGGGCAGGGTGTTATGGAACAAATGTATCCAGTCCTGCCTTCTGGCTAACAGCCCTTCTTGTTCCCTCCCAGCACGCGTGTCTCATACTTTGCTGTTTTTGATGGCCACGGCGGAGTCCGAGCCTCAAAGTTTGCAGCACAGAATCTGCACCTCAACCTGATCAAGAAATTTCCAAAAGGTGAGAGAGAGGAGTGTGAGGGCTGTGGGACAAACGGCCACCTTTTGTGCTGtgaagctgtggctgctgcttaAGGGGATGGGTTTGTTGGGGTGCAGTTGTGCAGTTTCCATTCCTTATTCCAAATGGGCCTGTGTGCACAGAGACCATGCTGCCTCTTGGGGAAGGGAGTTGGAAGCCTTTTTTGGAATGAAAGTGCAAGCAGCCAGTATTGAACCACTAACCAAGCCTGAGATGTTCTGTTGCCAAGCttggcagtgctgctttgtgagaaaaggaaaagtaaaaaatatccTCACTGCAGGGGAGGGGGTTTGTCGTAACTTCTGTACACGTGTTATCAGGCAGACTGTAGTGCCGTGAGCCTGGGATgttcctcagctgctgtgtgcaggatctGCCCAATGTGCTGCCATCTGTTCTGTGTGATGGGCTGGATATGGCTTAGCAGGAGCTTAGTTGCTGTTTTCCCTGGCAGGTGAGGTGGTCAGTGTGGAGAAAACCGTGAAGAGATGCCTTTTGGACACCTTCAAACATACAGATGAAGAGTTTTTAAAGCAGGCATCCAGTCAGTAAGTGTAAATGCTTCCTGTGAGGAAGCCTTGAGCCGTGTCTTGGTGAGACACCAAGTACAGCTGTGTGCCAGGCTGTGCCTGCCTGCTTGAGCTCAGTCACAGCATGTTCTAGTCTTACCCTGCAACGAGCAGCCTGCCAGGACCCTTTGGGCTAAAATACCTGCTAATGGCAAAGAAAGGAGCCAAAACATAACCAAGAATCCACTCTGCACCTACCAGAGCATCCTGCTTGCCTTCTCTTTGAAGACTTAACGTGTTGCTGAAGTGATGCATCCCATACTGTGTGAGCTAGGAGCTCTTGCTGggttgtttggtgtttttttttccagctctaaTTTTTAGAACAAAACTGATAAACACAGGTACTTTGTGGGCAAAATGCCAGCCTATCTCCTTGCTGGGTTTTGAGTGTAAATGCTCTTGTCTTGTCCTGTCTCTGCTAGGCTGACACACCAGCTGTGGTTTGTGAGTAAGTAGGGTACAAATTGGTAAGAAAATGATTGTATTTCAAACACAGGCCTTTACACTTCTTGTCTGCTTCTTAATGACACTTCTAGCATAGCTGGAGAGACTGCTGCATCTGAGATGCCCTGCAATTAAAAATTGGCTGTTTCTTAAGGGACAATAGGAAGAAGTTTCCTGGAGTCTGTTACAACAGCATCACCCCTAAGGCAGTCTGTTTGGTCAGAAACGTGACAGAGCTACTGCAAAGAATTCCTGTGTAGCAGCAGCTGTGTTGATGGTGACATTTCATGGTGATGCACGTTTTCAGCAGCACCttgaaaatcaggaaaaaatgactgaaatatgTCTAGAAATCAGTCTCTCAAACCTAATTTCAGTAAAGAATGGTGTTCAAGCTGGGCTTCGTTGTGGGAAAGACTCATGTGGCAGCTGTAACCTAAGAACCACTTCTCAGCTTACCTAGAGCCCCAGGGATACAATCTTAACTACAGCAAGTGAAATACCAGGGGTGTGACCATGTAATTGGTGTTACTGCTGAGGTAAAGGTGGGACTGAAGTGGGCAGGAAGAGCATGCtgagaaaatgaagggaaagaaagacaaaaggatGGTAACTCAGTTTCAGCCCTGGCGATTCTGgtgtttggttttggctttttccttggctgtctgcaggtgTAATTTCCTGCAGGCTTGCTGGCTGCTCAGTGTCACTGTGTGAGTCCCCAGGCACAGTCAGCAACTTCTCCACAGTTTTCCTCCTTGGTAATCTCCCTGTTGTTTCCTCAGAAAGCCTGCATGGAAGGATGGCTCCACAGCTACGTGTGTCCTGGCTGTTGACAATATTCTCTACATCGCCAACCTTGGCGACAGCCGGGTAAGCAGAACAGAGATGCCCACTGTTGGCATCTTGGTTCCTCTGCAAGCTTGCTAGCTCTGCAGGGTGCGTTCTGTTGCCTGTATTATTTGCAGGCAAGTGCTGTGGGGAAATACTGCATTCTTTCTGTACTCTATGCCAGAGATCACAGTTACCTTTCAACATTTAAgctggcttttcttttatataCGTAGAAAGCCTTGAGTGCAAACTTAAAGCTCTCTCAAGAAGTTCTTGCTAGAGTTTTGGTGTTTACTCACGAGGTTCTTTTGTCAGCACAGGCTATTCTGTGTCGTTACAATGAAGAGAGCCAGAAGCATGCAGCCTTAAGCCTCAGCAAGGAGCACAACCCCACCCAGTATGAGGAGCGTATGCGGATACAGAAGGCGGGGGGAAATGTCAGGTTAGTCCTGAAGGTGAAAATTGAGCAAACCTAAATGCTGGCTCAACTTTGGATGTAGAGTTTCTGGAGCTTTGCATGCCTGCTAGTGAGAGCCTAGAGGTAATTTCACTGCCCATGAGTGATCCCTCAGATATCTGAGGAGTCAGTGGCCTTGTTCTGTTGGCTGATGGGTGCTGGTTTCCCAGGGCTTAAAATGGTGATAGTGTTGTGCTGCAAAGATAGGAACTTATCCGTGCCTGAAAGCCTGACAGCATAACATCAACATAGACATGCTTAAAATTGAGCTGCAGAATTTGGCTTGGCTGTTAAGCTGCACTTGCTACACGCTGTGGCACTGAGCAGAGTTCACTTGCTACTTGCAGCACCAGCTCTCCCTCCTTATCTGGCACGAGGGAGAGTATTTGAGAGGGCACAGTGTCTGTCCTCATGGCTGTGCTTCTTGTTCCTCTAAGTGCTAGCAGCTGAACCAATGTGTGGGGCTAATTGTCCTGCATGGCAGAGCACAGGAGGGGCTGCCTGTTGCTGTTCTGGTCTTCTATTGAAACACAGTGTGCTAGATACTGTTCTTACACAAGCCTGTAAATTCGGTCCTCTGCCTCCAGGAGTTGTAGCATAACTCTTGCTTCCCTGGCTTGCTAGGCTGAGCAGGACTTGATTTAGagtggagagagagaaaacagcctTGAATTCTCCTGacttcatttcttccttccccatTCCATTTGTTTGTGTGAAAGAGTGGGAAACGTGCAGAATAGGATAGAGGCTTGAAAGGCAAGGTTTGAACTTACTGGGGAAGTGAGTTTGGTTTTGTGCGAGGCAGCTGAATGGCCAGTGGAGAAGAGCAAGAGGTTTGTGCACAGAGGAGACTGggcattttttctccttgcacAGGGATGGAAGAGTGCTGGGAGTGCTGGAGGTTTCCCGCTCCATTGGGGACGGCCAGTACAAGCGCTGTGGTGTGATCTCTGTGCCAGATATCAAACGCTGCCAGCTCACACACAATGACAGGTAGGTTGTGCCTGCTCACCAGGAGGCTGCTGTGTCCTGgctctctgctcagcagcaacgccaagctgctgccagagctgaggCACTTGAGGCTAATCACCCAGAATCAAAGGATGCTCTTGCTGCTGATGTCCCTCTGCTCCTGTTCCTTACCAGTGCagtggggcagtgctgctgcctcactGCCAAGACACTGAAGGCTCCTGTTGGAGAAACCAGCCTCACTGTGGTGATAATGCACACATCATCCTGCCCTTGTGCTCTAAGCTTGTGCACCTGTCTTCAAGCAGGTGGTTAAGGCTTGAATCCTTGGatccctgtgctgcccaggCGGTGTTCctagaagctgtggtgcccaaATACACCATTGCATTCAGCTCTGATTTTTGAAGATTTGAGATAATTTTCCAGCAAATGATTGATGATGATAAATTCCATTCAGGTCGGTCCAGCCCTGAATGCTGTCAGAGGCAAGTGGGTGACCCCATGCTCCTGCTTCTGGTGGGATTAAAATTCCATAGCAGGCAatctactgaaatattttagggGATATTCTGAGCATCAGGGTCTGAAACTGCCTTCAAAGATGTGCACTGCTGTGGTGCAGGGGCTGTAGTTTTCTGTTTGGTGACTGTCTCTGGGGCTCCTGGTTAATGCAAACTCCTGTGCAGGAGAGGGAGTGCGCAGCAAGCTGTTTCCTTTCCCCATTGGGAGCTGAGAGATAGATAGCTCTCCTCCCCTGGGGTTTTGCATCACTTGTGTTTACACCAGGAGCACAGCATTGTAAAGGGCTGCACTTAAGATACTAAGCTGTGTTGCTCTATTTCCTTGCACTTGGCTTCTTAGCAGGGCAGACGTGAACGAAAGGATCTGGGAGCTGCTCCTAGAGAAATGGTGCAGCTTCCCAGCAAGGCATGGGGACAGATTATATGATCTTGCTTAACTGTGTGTCAATCAGCCTCCCAGGATATCCTGATGTAGGTCTGACATGGCTCATCTAACTGTTAGCTTGTACTCTGAGCTGCCTCAGCCCCCTGAGTGGTTGAAGCTGAGAAGCCTCCTGGTGCTTCTGGAGGGTGAGGGGGGTTCAGATGAGCTTTTTTGCACTGTGTCTTTGGATTGAAACATGGATActcattcaaattaaaaaaaaaaaaaaaaaaaaaaggagcagaggGACTTGGCTTTAGCTGGGGACT
It includes:
- the LOC125697685 gene encoding integrin-linked kinase-associated serine/threonine phosphatase 2C; this translates as MDLFGDLPEPGGSAQGKEAQGQLRLFDDLPPAGSADTGKGSSLLFDDLPPAGSSDAASSTPEQVSAGSHAKGEKRKSLEEEEKNGREELVEKKVCKGSVGILGLKGYVAERKGEREDMQDAHVILNDITEECQPLPSQVTRVSYFAVFDGHGGVRASKFAAQNLHLNLIKKFPKGEVVSVEKTVKRCLLDTFKHTDEEFLKQASSQKPAWKDGSTATCVLAVDNILYIANLGDSRAILCRYNEESQKHAALSLSKEHNPTQYEERMRIQKAGGNVRDGRVLGVLEVSRSIGDGQYKRCGVISVPDIKRCQLTHNDRFILIACDGLFKVFTPEEAVNFIVSCLEDKNIQKREGKQEADARYEAACNRLANKAVQRGSADNVTVMVVRIEH